CGGGAGCATTTTTGGATGCCGCGGATCACACTGGCACCAGGAGCGGCGAGTGCCCGGGCAGCCCCGTGTCCCTGACCTCCAGGTAAGCCCCATCCCCTGATACCCCGACACCCCCAGCCTGGCCAGCACGGAGTTTTTTGGGTGCACCCAAGGCCCCTTCCCAGCTCTTTCTAGGGGAGAGGTGCTGGCAGcgtggcagctgcctgcaagcgGCCCGGGAAGCTGCCAGTAGTCTtaaggaatcagaaaaaaaaagaaggagttGTGTTTGTAATCCATTCACTTGGTAACGTTTTAATGGGGTTGAAACTATATTTAGACGTGACCCTTCTCTCCCGGAATGGAAAGGCCTGCGCGGAGCCTGTGGCAGCACGGGCGAGCTGGGCAGGAGCTGTCGGGCTGGGCTGAGACCCTGCTGGGGAGTGCGGAGGCCAGTGGGGCCAGTGCCAAACCACTGCCACCCCGTCACCTCCAGCGCCGCTCCTCCTCGAGCACGGAGAACTGTGGGTGCCCCAAGCAAGTGTGGGGCCGGCTGGAGCCTGATAGCAGGACCCCCGTGGCGGTCAAAGAGATTTGCAGCTCAGGGATCCCTTTTTCCCCCAGCGCTGCTGCCGACTTGGACTCGGGGCCAGATTCGGCACCGGACCTCGTCACTGACGAAGAGGACGGAGGGGAAGAGCGGGACTTGAGGCTGCCCGGGGTGACCGTGGGGGAGCTGCCAGGGTTGCCCGGCCACGGTAGGAGGGGGAGTGGAGGGGATATCTGGGGACGGAGCGGTTTCTCCCCCGGGATGGGAGGTTACAGCCCTGCTTGCTGTTTACAGGTGCTGCGGAGGAGGTGACGTGGGAGGGTGGCACCTCATCGGGCACCCCGTGCTCCCTGGGCACCCTTGCTGCCACCGGACCCTGTGCCGCGGAGCTCAGCCCCACGCCAGCCTCCACGGCAGGGACGGGGGGTGCAGAGTCCAGCCGGCTCCCTGGGGAGGTGAGAGCTGGTGGGAGAGGAGCACTGAGCCTCAGGGGGGGACGCTGGGGGGACGTCAATGGAGCACACGCAGGATTTCATGGCCCCCCTGAGCTGGGAGGCGAAATGCCTGGGGTGGGTTCCTCTCCAAGCTCGCTGCTGTGGGGAGTGCGAGTTGGGGGTCCCtaaggggctgggggtgctgcctgggcgggggggggggtgtcaattGTCCCGAACTGCTCACCTCTGTCTCCCCATCCAGGGCAGTCCGCAGACAGGACACAGACCAAAAGGTGAGCAGGATCCTGCCAGGTCTGGGGTgaatggggctgggggctctCTCAGGCTctgccccctgctcccccttccctgctcttGACACCCCCCCGCCTCGCTGTGGCCGGCAGGAGTGGCGACCAGGCTGAGCCGCCGGCGGGTCTCCTGCCGGGACCTGGGACGGGTGGACTGCGATGGCTGGCTCCTGAAGAAGAAGGACCACGTGGGCTTCATGGCCCAGAAGTGGAAGCGGTGCTGGTTTGTGCTGAAGGGCCACACGCTCTACTGGTACCACCACCCCAACGTGAGTGGGGACACTGGGTGTCCTCATCCCCCACCTGGGGCAGCCGGGCTTTCCCATCCCCAGCGCCGGGGCAGGTGGTGGACACAGCCGTCTCCCTTGCAGGATGAGAAGGCTGCGGGACTCATCAACGTGGCCACCTACGACCTGGAAAGCACAAgggaacagaagaagaaatagtgAGTGGGGTCTGTCTCACCATGGACCTCCAGGCTGGTGGTGGAAGGGGGGGGATGCTGTCCCAAGGGTGCATGCTCATGAGCCCTTCTGGGTACCACCTGCATGTCCCCATGGGGCTGGTGGGGTCTCCACGGGGCTGGCAGGACTGGCCATCTTGCAATACGGGAGCCCACGCTCTGAGCAAGACGGGCATTGCACTACTGGTGTTACTGGGGACAAGGCTGAGGACCAGAGCATCTCCAATGAGCAGGGAAAAGCCCAAACCCCTGGGCTTGCTCAGGACAagggggctgtggtgcaggggaGACTGGATGGGGGTTTGGGGCTGGCTCTGGTGCCAGCTAACTGCATTAGCAAAGGCAGCCACCTGCTTGTCCTCCTCCAGTGTGTTCCAGCTCTCCCATCAGAGGTACAAGCCCTTCATCTTCGCCGCAGAAACGCTGGCTGATTTGAGCATGTGAGTAACGTGCCAATGGGCAACAGCCGGTGCTGGTCCCACCACACTGGGCTGGCCATGACCCtccgtctgtctgtctctccGTCCTTTCTTTCCCCAGGTGGGTCAGTCACCTAATAACAGCCAAAACAAAGTACACGCTGGCCCACCAGTCGGTCCCGGACAGGGAGGAAGGTAACAGGCCCTTCCTGGGGTGGGAGATGGGGTCAGTTCTCCCACGGGAGATGGGGACCCTGTGGGGAGCCGTGGGTCCCAGTGGGGCAGCCATGCTTGGTGCTACAGCTCCTGTGTGGGACCACTGGGAGCTTTGCTCGTGATTTGGGGGAAATGTGAGAAATGGTCCCTGAGAAGAGGGCCGGGGTGGTGCTCAgctctggggagggctggggaggggcagCCTGGGGCTTCCCACTCCCTCCACTCCCACTGTCTTCTCCCATGGCCTCCAGACTGCTACAGCGAGACAGAAGCCGAGGACCCCGATGACGAGTCCCCCAGGCAGGCATGCGACTCGGTGAGTGGCCCTAGGGGAGGTCCCAGGGAGGGGATGGAGGATCCTCATCTCACCTCCCGTCCTGTCTCTCCTCCAGCCAAAGAAGAGGTTGCCTTCTTCTTCAAACACCCCGGAGAAagcccagctcttcccagccAGCGGTGAACCCAGCAGCgcagccagcagcccccagggcagcccccggCCCTGCTCGCCCATGGgtaggtgctggggggggtgtgaCATGTTTCACTCTGTCACCTTGTGTGTGCCCTTTAATCAAAGTTAGGGCCACGCttttgcatatgtgtgtgtgtgcgctggGGGGGGTAACCTAAGCTGGGATGTATTTGAGTGCGAACCATGTAGTGTCTCGGGATGCTCTCGGAGCAGGGTCACACGTGGGGGCAGCCCCATGGGGTTTTGGGGCTGCCGCCCTGCTACGGTGCCCTCTCTTCACCCAGACCCCGCTGGGGAGGATCTCGAGTGCCTGATGCGGTGCCTGAAGCAGGGTGGGGTGTCCCTCATCGGGCGGCAGCGGTTCCTGACACAGGAGCAGTACCGCAAGTCCTTCATCCGACGCAACAAGAACCCCCACATCAATGAGAAGGTGCACGTGGTGCGGGCCCTGCAGAGCACGCTCAAGGTGGGACCCCGCAGCCCCCTAACTCCCCCAAAGCCCCCTGCCCATGGGCAGCCACCCCAAAAACATGCCCTTCCTTTCGGCAGGCGAAGCTGGTGGAGCTGCAGGCTCTGGAGCAGCTGCTCAGCGATGCTGCGCTCACCTCGGAGAAGTTCACGCGCTGGAAGGAAGAGCACCAAGAGCTGTACCAGGAGCTGCGGGAGTGGTGGGCACGGCAGCAGGGTCAGGATGGCGACGGGGGGCTCGGGGCTGAGCACAGCACCCCTAAAGAGCCAGCTGAACCCTGACACCCCGCCAGGACCTCTCTGGCACGAATTGCCGATAAAAATCGTGGTGCTGCGGGAGCAAAGCAGGTGCTTTGCCCATGCTGAGGGCATGCACGGGGGGATTGATGACATTTTTGAAGGCTCAGCCCCCAGCATGGATTTGCCGCAGGAGAAGTGGCTTCTCCTACATGTCCCTGGGGTGGGACATTGCAGTGACAGTCTTGCTTTTTTCGGGGATGTTTTGCCTTGGCTGCTCGTTGGTAATGGGGGCCTTTTCCTGGAGGAACATGCCCCTGCCGTGCACAGCGGCACGGTGCCACCAGCCATCCCAGCCAGGGTCTCTTCTGCTGTAAATAAAACTATGTCGACGAGGGCTGA
The DNA window shown above is from Accipiter gentilis chromosome 17, bAccGen1.1, whole genome shotgun sequence and carries:
- the CNKSR1 gene encoding connector enhancer of kinase suppressor of ras 1; this translates as MEPVGAWSPARAAAWLRGLDAAVQGYPFEAWGLSGLDLLGLSAGALEALGVRRLGHQELLLEAVEQLRALDTGLASTSLRTLTERLRELAQGTQSLVLGGLPAGADHRPPPLTLLARIVDLVGAAKGLFSWLNRYLFSTLNDFSASRDIVLLCVQLAETLQADCPAAERDSRILWICQHIVGICESIVGCSPPALLDRRAVLQRVGLPLPPGLQGSPPMSPDTPSLPRGLWGSPPASPDTPKLPPSPWGSTPPSPDTLTLPSAPVGSPPPLLTTLLGFNITSTSSCLHFVSATTSEALAVHGGRILPGDEIVQVNEQVVVGWTRVNLAKKLLEKASGVTLVLKKIPLDQPSSPTYPRQQLPGAFLDAADHTGTRSGECPGSPVSLTSSAAADLDSGPDSAPDLVTDEEDGGEERDLRLPGVTVGELPGLPGHGAAEEVTWEGGTSSGTPCSLGTLAATGPCAAELSPTPASTAGTGGAESSRLPGEGSPQTGHRPKGVATRLSRRRVSCRDLGRVDCDGWLLKKKDHVGFMAQKWKRCWFVLKGHTLYWYHHPNDEKAAGLINVATYDLESTREQKKKYVFQLSHQRYKPFIFAAETLADLSMWVSHLITAKTKYTLAHQSVPDREEDCYSETEAEDPDDESPRQACDSPKKRLPSSSNTPEKAQLFPASGEPSSAASSPQGSPRPCSPMDPAGEDLECLMRCLKQGGVSLIGRQRFLTQEQYRKSFIRRNKNPHINEKVHVVRALQSTLKAKLVELQALEQLLSDAALTSEKFTRWKEEHQELYQELREWWARQQGQDGDGGLGAEHSTPKEPAEP